In Blattabacterium cuenoti, a single window of DNA contains:
- a CDS encoding class I tRNA ligase family protein — MIINSTTINMDYNFKNIEKRWQTFWTQHKIFCTEDNNNNNNNTYYILNMFPYPSGSGLHIGHCIGYIASDIYARYKRSKGYNVLNPIGFDSFGLPAEQYAIKTGQHPSYTTNKNINKYHDQINKLGISFDWDRKLCTSDPTFYRWTQWMFIQIFNSWYDKDKDKAKSIDCLVEKFNKNGNLIVNASTTYKNKFNSNEWKSYSALKKESILSYYRLAFLCKETVNWCPELGTVLANDEIINGKSQRGGYKIYKKKMLQWNIRITAYAERLLKGLKVIQCSDSLKKLQYSWIGKKYGLSLKLDLVFNKNNIKHIESVIFFPEMIFGITFIIMSTDHPLVDKISIGDYKSQILDYINQEISLEDKISGMFTGNYVIHPLINNKKIPIYVSHSFPVDNKYKSIVGIPGHERHSNQFANVFGLDIIKVLSNDDLKKQYDTPPCLINSGFLNGLKSKEAKEQVINFLVKKKTGAPIISYRLRDAVFSRQRYWGEPIPIYFKNNIPTPIPIHKLPLILPKIIKYHPKNGQSPLIRAEYWAWDEKNLKIVNQSLIDNKSVFPIEVHTMPSWAGSSWYFIRYMDVNNDNFFVDKKKEKIWKKVDLYIGGSEHATGHLIYSRFWNKFLKDRGWITSEEPFKKIINQGMILNYSAIIFKLIRKNIFISYGLINKINYSYLQEIYIDTNLVNLKYELDLKKFKTYHTEFENAKFFLENGVFFCKKKLEKMSKSKYNVINPDNICKKYGSDIFRLYEMFLGPIEKSKPWDASKINGVKNFLKRFWRLFHNENGILNINQETPTIQEQYILHETIKKVTKEIQLFSFNTSISYLMIIVNKLTKLQCKKQQILIPLIKMTAPFTPHIAEEIWNKLGNKKSIIFSSFPIFNPIFIKTTTITYPIMVNGKFKFKEQFDHNQKLYIIKRQILNNPKIKFMLQTKILKKIIIIPNKIINILFINQ; from the coding sequence ATGATTATAAATTCAACAACAATTAATATGGATTATAATTTTAAAAACATTGAAAAACGTTGGCAAACATTTTGGACACAGCACAAAATTTTTTGTACTGAAGATAATAATAATAATAATAATAATACATATTATATATTAAATATGTTTCCTTATCCATCTGGTTCAGGCTTACATATAGGACATTGTATTGGTTATATTGCTTCAGATATATATGCAAGATATAAACGTTCTAAAGGATATAATGTTTTGAATCCAATAGGATTTGATTCATTTGGGTTGCCTGCAGAACAATACGCAATTAAAACTGGGCAACATCCTTCTTATACTACTAATAAAAATATAAATAAATATCACGATCAAATTAATAAACTTGGAATTTCATTTGATTGGGATCGTAAATTATGTACTAGTGATCCTACCTTTTACCGTTGGACTCAATGGATGTTTATTCAAATATTTAATTCATGGTATGATAAAGATAAAGATAAAGCAAAATCTATAGATTGTTTAGTTGAAAAATTTAATAAAAACGGAAATTTAATAGTTAATGCTAGTACTACATATAAAAACAAATTTAATTCAAATGAATGGAAATCTTATTCTGCTTTAAAAAAAGAATCTATATTATCATATTATCGTTTAGCATTTCTTTGTAAAGAAACAGTAAATTGGTGTCCAGAATTAGGAACAGTTTTAGCAAATGATGAAATAATCAATGGAAAAAGTCAAAGGGGCGGATATAAAATTTACAAAAAAAAAATGTTACAGTGGAATATCCGAATTACTGCTTATGCAGAACGATTATTAAAAGGATTAAAAGTAATTCAATGTTCTGATTCTCTTAAAAAACTTCAATATTCTTGGATAGGTAAAAAATATGGACTATCATTAAAGTTGGATCTTGTTTTTAATAAAAACAACATTAAACATATAGAATCTGTTATATTTTTTCCAGAAATGATATTTGGAATAACTTTTATTATAATGTCTACAGATCATCCGTTAGTTGATAAAATATCTATAGGAGACTATAAAAGTCAAATTCTTGATTATATTAATCAAGAAATTTCTTTAGAAGACAAAATTTCTGGAATGTTTACAGGAAATTACGTTATTCATCCTTTAATAAATAACAAAAAAATACCTATTTATGTTAGTCATTCTTTTCCAGTTGATAATAAATATAAATCAATAGTAGGAATTCCAGGACATGAAAGACATAGCAATCAATTTGCAAATGTATTTGGATTAGATATAATCAAAGTATTATCAAATGATGATTTAAAAAAACAATATGATACACCACCATGTCTTATAAATTCTGGATTTTTAAATGGATTAAAATCCAAAGAAGCTAAAGAACAAGTTATTAACTTTTTAGTAAAAAAAAAGACAGGGGCTCCTATAATCAGTTATCGATTGCGTGATGCAGTCTTTTCTCGACAAAGATACTGGGGTGAACCAATTCCTATTTATTTTAAAAATAATATTCCGACTCCAATACCGATACACAAACTTCCTTTAATTCTTCCTAAAATTATTAAATATCATCCTAAAAATGGACAATCTCCATTAATTAGAGCAGAATATTGGGCATGGGATGAAAAAAATTTAAAAATTGTTAATCAATCTTTAATTGATAATAAATCTGTATTTCCTATAGAAGTTCATACTATGCCAAGTTGGGCTGGATCAAGTTGGTATTTTATACGTTATATGGATGTTAATAATGATAATTTTTTTGTAGATAAAAAAAAAGAAAAAATTTGGAAAAAAGTTGATTTATATATTGGTGGATCTGAACATGCAACAGGACATTTAATTTATTCTAGATTTTGGAATAAATTCTTAAAAGATCGAGGATGGATTACTTCAGAAGAACCTTTTAAAAAAATAATTAATCAAGGAATGATTCTAAATTATTCTGCTATTATATTTAAATTGATCAGAAAAAATATATTTATTTCTTATGGATTAATAAATAAAATTAATTATTCATATTTACAAGAAATATATATAGATACAAATTTAGTAAATTTAAAATATGAATTAGATTTAAAAAAATTTAAAACATATCATACAGAATTTGAAAATGCAAAATTTTTTTTAGAAAACGGAGTTTTTTTTTGTAAAAAAAAATTAGAAAAAATGTCTAAATCTAAATATAACGTTATCAATCCTGATAATATTTGCAAAAAATATGGATCAGATATATTTAGACTGTATGAAATGTTTTTAGGTCCAATTGAAAAATCAAAACCTTGGGATGCATCTAAAATTAATGGTGTAAAAAATTTTTTAAAAAGATTTTGGAGATTATTTCATAATGAAAATGGTATTTTAAATATCAATCAAGAGACTCCAACTATACAAGAACAATATATTTTACACGAAACTATTAAAAAAGTTACAAAAGAAATACAATTATTTTCTTTCAATACTTCTATCAGTTATTTAATGATTATTGTGAATAAACTAACTAAATTACAATGTAAAAAACAACAAATATTAATTCCATTAATCAAAATGACGGCTCCTTTTACACCTCATATAGCAGAAGAAATATGGAATAAATTAGGAAACAAAAAATCAATAATTTTTTCTTCATTTCCTATTTTTAATCCAATATTTATTAAAACCACTACTATTACATATCCTATCATGGTTAATGGAAAATTCAAATTTAAAGAACAATTTGACCACAATCAAAAATTATATATAATAAAAAGACAAATTTTAAATAATCCTAAAATAAAATTTATGTTGCAAACAAAAATTTTAAAAAAAATTATTATTATTCCAAATAAAATTATAAATATTTTATTTATCAATCAATAA
- a CDS encoding Glu/Leu/Phe/Val family dehydrogenase — protein MSKKNPMETGTVSFFSCIEKNFDKATPFLSIEQGLLEQIKACNAVYKIHFPVKINNKIKVIEAYRVQHSHHKLPCKGGIRYSTKVTQDEVMTLAALMTYKCAIVDVPFGGAKGGIKIDPQSISMETLETITRRYTSELIKKNFIGPGIDVPAPDYGTGEREMSWILDTFLSLSTPGEVDALACVTGKPISQGGVRGRKEATGLGVFYGIRELCRMKQEMNSIGLDVGLCGKQVIIQGLGNVGYHAAIFFQEAGALIVGLAEREGAIYNQKGLNVKDVIMHLKNTGSILNFPNAKNIDSAEKALELECDILIPAALENVIHKNNAHNIKSKIIGEAANGPITPEADEILEKKGIIIVPDIYLNAGGVTVSYFEWLKNLSHVRYGRMEKRFSENMNSELLQVIENICKQNVPTTEKKLILRGAREIDLVRSGLEDTMIEGFHKIRDLQYTLGINNLRTTAFVLAIKKIIDSYEKLGIFP, from the coding sequence ATGTCAAAAAAAAATCCAATGGAAACTGGTACAGTTAGTTTTTTTAGTTGTATAGAAAAAAATTTTGATAAAGCAACTCCATTTCTTTCTATTGAACAAGGTCTGTTAGAACAAATTAAAGCTTGTAACGCAGTATACAAAATTCATTTTCCAGTTAAAATAAATAATAAAATCAAAGTTATTGAAGCTTATAGAGTTCAACATTCTCATCATAAATTACCATGTAAAGGGGGAATTAGATATAGTACGAAAGTAACTCAAGATGAAGTAATGACTTTAGCTGCATTAATGACGTATAAATGTGCGATAGTAGATGTTCCTTTTGGAGGAGCCAAAGGTGGAATTAAAATTGATCCACAAAGTATTTCTATGGAAACTTTAGAAACAATTACTCGTCGTTATACATCTGAACTTATTAAAAAAAATTTTATAGGACCTGGAATTGACGTCCCTGCTCCAGATTATGGAACAGGAGAACGAGAAATGAGCTGGATTCTTGATACATTTCTTTCATTATCTACACCAGGTGAAGTAGATGCTTTAGCATGTGTTACTGGTAAACCTATTTCTCAGGGAGGTGTACGTGGAAGAAAAGAAGCAACAGGATTAGGAGTCTTTTATGGAATTAGAGAATTGTGTAGAATGAAACAAGAAATGAATTCTATAGGATTAGATGTTGGATTATGTGGAAAACAAGTTATAATCCAAGGATTGGGAAATGTTGGATATCATGCTGCAATTTTTTTTCAAGAAGCTGGTGCATTGATTGTTGGATTAGCTGAAAGAGAAGGAGCAATTTATAATCAAAAAGGTTTAAATGTAAAAGACGTCATTATGCATTTAAAAAATACAGGTTCTATATTAAATTTTCCAAATGCAAAAAATATTGATAGTGCAGAAAAAGCATTAGAATTAGAATGTGATATTTTAATTCCTGCTGCTTTAGAAAATGTAATACATAAAAATAATGCACATAATATTAAATCAAAAATTATTGGAGAAGCTGCTAATGGACCTATTACACCTGAAGCGGATGAAATTTTAGAAAAAAAAGGAATTATTATTGTTCCGGATATTTATTTAAACGCTGGTGGAGTAACAGTATCTTATTTTGAATGGTTAAAAAATCTTAGTCATGTTCGTTATGGTAGAATGGAAAAACGTTTTAGTGAAAATATGAATTCCGAACTGTTACAAGTTATTGAAAATATTTGCAAACAAAATGTTCCAACAACAGAAAAAAAATTGATTTTAAGAGGTGCTAGAGAAATAGATTTAGTCCGTAGTGGATTGGAAGATACTATGATCGAAGGATTTCATAAAATTAGAGATTTACAATATACATTAGGAATAAACAATTTACGAACTACTGCATTTGTTTTGGCTATCAAAAAAATTATAGATTCTTACGAAAAATTAGGAATTTTTCCATAA
- the pyrH gene encoding UMP kinase: MKYKRSLLKLSGEALMGNNEYGLHSNRLKQYAEEVKNVVKMGAQVAIVIGGGNIFRGFSRIKENIINRIGGDYMGMLATVINGIAFQSYLENVGICTYIQTAIRMDPIAEPFFKDRAIRHLEKGRVVIFVAGLGNPYFTTDTAAVLRAIEIQADVLLKGTKVDGIYTEDPKKDKNAKKIKNISFDMVYKMGIKVMDTTAFILGNENNLPIIIFDINRIGNFKKAISGESIGTIVTN; the protein is encoded by the coding sequence ATGAAGTACAAAAGATCATTATTGAAATTAAGTGGAGAAGCACTAATGGGAAATAACGAATATGGCCTTCATTCAAATAGGCTCAAACAATATGCAGAAGAAGTGAAAAATGTAGTAAAAATGGGTGCTCAAGTAGCTATAGTTATAGGAGGCGGTAACATATTTAGAGGATTTTCCAGGATAAAAGAAAATATAATTAATCGTATAGGTGGAGATTATATGGGGATGTTAGCTACCGTAATAAACGGAATTGCATTTCAATCTTATTTAGAAAACGTAGGAATATGTACTTATATTCAAACGGCTATTCGAATGGATCCTATAGCAGAACCTTTTTTTAAAGACAGAGCAATTCGTCATCTAGAAAAAGGTAGAGTCGTAATTTTTGTTGCTGGTTTAGGAAACCCTTATTTTACAACAGATACAGCTGCAGTATTACGTGCCATAGAAATTCAAGCTGATGTTTTATTAAAAGGCACTAAAGTAGATGGAATTTATACTGAAGATCCAAAAAAAGATAAAAATGCAAAAAAAATAAAAAATATATCTTTTGATATGGTGTATAAAATGGGAATAAAAGTAATGGATACAACCGCTTTTATTTTAGGAAATGAAAATAATTTACCTATTATTATTTTTGATATAAACCGTATAGGAAATTTTAAAAAAGCAATATCTGGAGAATCAATTGGGACCATTGTAACCAACTAA
- a CDS encoding ribosome-recycling factor: MEDINEICSSCQKDMNNILKQFKNDIIRIRLGSQSLLSFLEKIKIKYYDDFVDLIKIANISILDNMNLTIRPWDKSLISIIDKAIIDSNLGLMPTNKGEYIHIKIPIMTEEGRKHLIKKIKTETEQSKILIRVIRKKYNQMIKKKINLSQDILKKGEHHIQKITNNYIQKINEIFILKEQEILQI, translated from the coding sequence ATGGAAGATATAAATGAAATTTGTTCTTCTTGTCAAAAAGATATGAATAATATTTTAAAACAATTTAAAAATGATATTATTCGCATTAGATTGGGAAGTCAATCATTATTATCTTTTTTAGAAAAGATTAAAATTAAATATTATGATGATTTTGTAGATTTAATTAAAATTGCCAATATTTCTATTTTAGATAATATGAATTTAACTATTCGTCCATGGGATAAATCTTTAATTTCAATCATAGATAAAGCAATTATAGATTCTAATTTAGGGTTGATGCCTACAAATAAAGGAGAATATATACATATTAAAATTCCTATAATGACGGAAGAAGGTAGAAAACATTTGATCAAAAAAATTAAAACTGAAACAGAACAATCAAAAATACTGATTAGAGTTATAAGGAAAAAATATAATCAGATGATTAAAAAGAAGATAAATTTATCTCAAGATATATTAAAAAAAGGAGAACATCATATACAAAAAATAACAAATAATTATATTCAAAAAATTAATGAAATTTTTATTTTAAAGGAACAAGAAATATTACAAATATAG